From Amycolatopsis sp. cg9, one genomic window encodes:
- a CDS encoding alpha/beta fold hydrolase, translated as MRLSRTGLVAATAALFAAAVPAAAADPLAPYTAQQLSWGDCPFKPGAGEPAAQCARVTVPRDWADPAAGPELEVSISRVAATGERRGAILLNPGGPGGQGTPLVGSLAALEPSVGAVYDFVGMDPRGTGHAGTDDHGFQCRVPVGRLPSGPLDARDRSAASIADHQRTPRAVAEACQSDALAPFVTTWQTAHDMDLVRALLGDEKLNYLGYSYGTWLGAKYASLFPGRTGKVVLDSSVDFEGRLQADFEAFPVIDQRQFDEVYLPWLARTFPGQLGGTAAEVEAKWERVRAYYGTHGLAPDTFDGVFVGNGSPVRWLLGALVFLLGAQALDGGTVPDPAALASDLDAVSRTTFGVPPAELTTDRVVAAAPKLAPDYTQAPGTRYAVACGDQPTRSAAWYRRLSDRQGPRYPLFGWAYGLGETCGHWFDLPRHELPEVPAEVASDILVVQGEFDPQTGYEQAVSGARAAGVPLVSVDDSPFHGQYALAGNPCVDGLVNVFLVKNSRPRATTCPGVPLPGEDRVYPVAGPVRGGAAGVQTRLPDGAAKVRAEVQAEISALNRQR; from the coding sequence GTGCGCCTCTCCCGGACAGGACTGGTGGCCGCGACGGCCGCCCTCTTCGCGGCGGCGGTACCCGCTGCCGCCGCCGATCCGCTCGCGCCGTACACGGCGCAGCAGCTGAGCTGGGGCGATTGCCCGTTCAAGCCGGGGGCCGGTGAGCCGGCCGCGCAGTGCGCGCGGGTCACGGTCCCGCGGGACTGGGCCGACCCGGCCGCCGGGCCGGAGCTCGAGGTCTCGATCAGCCGGGTCGCGGCCACCGGCGAGCGGCGCGGCGCGATCCTGCTGAACCCCGGCGGCCCGGGCGGCCAGGGGACGCCGCTCGTGGGGTCGCTGGCCGCGCTGGAGCCGTCGGTCGGCGCGGTCTACGACTTCGTCGGCATGGATCCGCGCGGCACCGGGCACGCGGGCACCGACGACCACGGCTTCCAGTGCCGGGTACCGGTGGGGCGGCTGCCGTCGGGGCCGCTCGACGCCCGCGACCGGTCCGCGGCGAGCATCGCGGACCACCAGCGGACGCCGCGCGCCGTCGCCGAGGCCTGCCAGAGCGACGCGCTCGCGCCGTTCGTCACGACCTGGCAGACCGCGCACGACATGGACCTGGTCCGCGCCCTGCTCGGGGACGAGAAGCTCAACTACCTCGGCTACTCCTACGGCACCTGGCTCGGCGCCAAGTACGCCTCGTTGTTCCCCGGGCGCACCGGCAAGGTCGTGCTCGACTCCAGCGTCGACTTCGAAGGCAGGCTGCAGGCCGACTTCGAGGCGTTCCCCGTCATCGACCAGCGGCAGTTCGACGAGGTCTACCTGCCGTGGCTGGCGCGCACCTTCCCCGGGCAGCTGGGCGGGACCGCCGCCGAGGTCGAGGCGAAGTGGGAGCGCGTCCGCGCCTACTACGGCACGCACGGCCTCGCCCCCGACACGTTCGACGGTGTCTTCGTCGGCAACGGCAGCCCGGTCCGGTGGCTCCTCGGTGCCCTGGTCTTCCTCCTGGGCGCGCAGGCGCTCGACGGCGGGACGGTCCCCGACCCGGCGGCCCTCGCGAGCGATCTCGACGCGGTGTCGCGGACGACGTTCGGCGTCCCGCCGGCGGAGCTGACGACCGATCGTGTCGTCGCCGCGGCACCGAAGCTGGCTCCCGACTACACCCAGGCTCCCGGGACCCGCTACGCCGTCGCGTGCGGTGACCAACCCACCCGCTCCGCGGCCTGGTACCGGCGGCTCAGCGACCGGCAAGGCCCGCGCTACCCGCTGTTCGGCTGGGCCTACGGCCTCGGTGAGACATGCGGTCACTGGTTCGACCTCCCGCGGCACGAACTGCCTGAAGTGCCCGCCGAAGTGGCCTCGGACATCCTTGTCGTGCAGGGCGAATTCGACCCGCAGACCGGCTACGAGCAGGCGGTGTCGGGGGCCCGCGCGGCCGGTGTCCCGCTGGTGTCGGTGGACGACTCGCCGTTCCACGGCCAGTACGCGCTGGCGGGCAACCCGTGCGTCGACGGCCTCGTGAACGTGTTCCTGGTCAAGAACTCCCGCCCGCGCGCCACGACCTGCCCGGGCGTCCCGCTGCCCGGCGAGGACCGGGTGTACCCGGTGGCCGGGCCCGTGCGAGGCGGAGCCGCCGGCGTCCAGACGCGACTTCCCGACGGCGCGGCGAAGGTGCGGGCCGAGGTCCAGGCCGAGATCAGCGCCCTGAACCGGCAGCGCTGA
- a CDS encoding SpoIIE family protein phosphatase, which translates to MSRPGDGALGSSEPPVTTDSDLRALFGQSPAVFASLSGPDHVLEAANPAFFDAVARSGASSLGVPLHRVLPELAGQGFLALLDGVYRTGEPATGRDARVVLGLGADAREAFYDFTYEPRRDASGAVAGVRLIGVETTQVKHAQRLTAEHRVLLEQIARQAPLEQILDGMARAIEELAPDVLVSVLLADPDGRHLRHGAAPSLPDFYNEAIDGIATGEGVGSCGTAAHRRRPVIVTDIASDPFWDDFRDLAGRAGVAACWSTPILGRDGRLLGTFAMYHRTPRSPQETDLALTRLFAGTAALAIERHHVELARQAAEAKERAARQDLSFLLSASTALSADLDHVQALQRLAQLCVPALAPLCAVDIIEDGRLRRVGGAGANAHDTGLLDAHRPALRSDSALGRVLASGLTEVARQPPLTPGPWPELGVTGYLCVPLTERGQTFGVLTLLSTGEAGFDGHTVSLAEEVARRAASAARNARQYRQRVTLARDLQAGLLLPDLPAVPGAEFATFYHPAGEGLEIGGDFYDVFPLDDRTWAFMLGDVCGRGATAATTTALVRHTARAVAPLLGDPVAIVRAVDRALSNRPDAHGTDFVTMVYGHLTPRDDGLAVDLLRAGHNLPVVLDAAHRTHELDIPGKLLGLGGEPRLEPRQLLLRPAESLVLLTDGFVETRNPRGEQFGDDRLLSAIGSAPARPGAQDVLDAVTAAVRAFAQDESGTDDQAALVITAKPGAAGERPRLGRPDSGYLRSPRPPTT; encoded by the coding sequence ATGTCCCGACCAGGTGACGGAGCGCTCGGCAGTTCCGAGCCGCCGGTCACGACCGACTCGGATCTGCGGGCGCTGTTCGGCCAGTCGCCGGCGGTCTTCGCGTCCCTGTCCGGTCCGGACCACGTGCTGGAGGCCGCGAACCCCGCGTTCTTCGACGCGGTGGCCCGCTCCGGCGCGTCGTCGCTGGGCGTTCCGCTCCACCGGGTGCTGCCGGAACTCGCCGGCCAGGGCTTCCTCGCGCTGCTGGACGGGGTCTACCGGACGGGAGAGCCAGCCACCGGGCGGGACGCGCGGGTGGTGCTGGGGCTCGGCGCGGACGCACGGGAAGCCTTCTACGACTTCACCTACGAGCCCCGCCGGGACGCGTCCGGCGCCGTGGCGGGCGTGCGCCTCATCGGCGTCGAAACCACGCAGGTCAAACACGCGCAGCGGCTCACCGCCGAGCACCGCGTCCTGCTCGAGCAGATCGCCCGCCAGGCGCCGCTGGAGCAGATCCTCGACGGGATGGCCCGGGCGATCGAAGAGCTCGCGCCGGACGTGCTGGTGTCGGTCCTGCTCGCCGACCCCGACGGCCGGCACCTGCGCCACGGCGCGGCACCCAGCCTGCCGGACTTCTACAACGAGGCCATCGACGGCATCGCCACCGGCGAAGGGGTCGGCTCGTGCGGCACCGCCGCGCACCGGCGCCGGCCGGTCATCGTCACCGACATCGCGAGCGATCCGTTCTGGGACGACTTCCGCGACCTCGCCGGCCGCGCCGGCGTCGCCGCGTGCTGGTCGACGCCGATCCTGGGCCGCGACGGCCGGCTGCTGGGCACGTTCGCGATGTACCACCGCACGCCGCGCTCTCCCCAGGAGACCGATTTGGCGCTGACCCGGCTCTTCGCCGGCACGGCCGCGCTGGCGATCGAACGCCACCACGTCGAGCTGGCCCGGCAGGCCGCCGAAGCCAAGGAACGGGCAGCCCGGCAGGACCTCTCGTTCCTGCTGTCGGCGAGCACCGCGCTCTCGGCCGACCTCGACCACGTGCAGGCCCTGCAGCGGCTGGCGCAGCTGTGCGTACCCGCGCTCGCGCCGCTGTGCGCGGTCGACATCATCGAGGACGGCCGGTTGCGCCGCGTCGGCGGCGCCGGCGCGAACGCCCACGACACCGGCCTCCTGGACGCCCACCGGCCGGCCCTGCGCAGCGACAGCGCACTGGGCCGGGTGCTCGCCTCCGGCCTGACCGAGGTGGCCCGGCAGCCGCCCCTGACCCCCGGTCCGTGGCCCGAGCTGGGCGTCACCGGCTACCTGTGCGTCCCGCTCACCGAACGCGGCCAGACCTTCGGCGTCCTCACGCTGCTCAGCACCGGCGAAGCCGGGTTCGACGGGCACACCGTGTCCCTCGCCGAAGAGGTCGCCCGGCGCGCCGCGTCCGCCGCCCGCAACGCGCGCCAGTACCGCCAGCGCGTCACGCTCGCCCGCGACCTGCAGGCCGGCCTGCTGCTGCCGGACCTGCCCGCGGTCCCCGGGGCCGAGTTCGCGACCTTCTACCACCCCGCGGGCGAGGGCCTGGAGATCGGCGGCGACTTCTACGACGTCTTCCCGCTCGACGACCGGACGTGGGCGTTCATGCTCGGCGACGTCTGCGGCCGGGGCGCCACGGCCGCGACCACCACCGCGCTGGTCCGCCACACCGCCCGCGCGGTCGCGCCGCTGCTGGGCGACCCCGTCGCGATCGTCCGGGCCGTCGACCGCGCCCTGAGCAACCGCCCCGACGCCCACGGCACCGACTTCGTCACCATGGTCTACGGCCACCTGACCCCGCGCGACGACGGCCTCGCCGTCGACCTGCTCCGCGCGGGCCACAACCTGCCGGTGGTGCTCGACGCCGCCCACCGCACGCACGAGCTCGACATCCCCGGGAAGCTCCTCGGCCTGGGCGGCGAGCCGCGTCTCGAGCCGCGGCAACTCCTCCTGCGGCCGGCCGAAAGCCTCGTGCTGCTCACCGACGGGTTCGTCGAAACCCGCAACCCGCGCGGCGAACAGTTCGGCGACGACCGGCTGCTGAGCGCGATCGGGTCCGCGCCTGCCCGGCCGGGCGCCCAGGACGTCCTGGACGCCGTCACCGCGGCGGTTCGCGCTTTCGCGCAGGACGAAAGCGGAACCGACGACCAGGCGGCCCTCGTCATCACGGCCAAGCCGGGCGCCGCCGGTGAGCGCCCGCGATTGGGCCGCCCGGATTCGGGGTACCTGCGCAGTCCGCGCCCACCGACCACCTAG
- a CDS encoding RDD family protein — translation MLDRCARLAECAVSATTTSPGSAPEPPAAGRPGEPAQRWGMAGRRLVQAVLDWALAVGVGVFAALGAGLVAIPLVRWGYVPPTLILWGPAIAFLAVTYACDIVIQIWVPVRRGGSTPGMLVMGLRVQTLRGGQPKARAYLIRWVLLTVDGLLLGLVAVVSIVATERRQRIGDLVARTLVVRADRA, via the coding sequence ATGCTTGACCGGTGTGCGAGACTCGCCGAGTGTGCTGTCAGCGCGACGACCACTTCACCGGGATCGGCTCCGGAACCGCCTGCCGCCGGCCGCCCGGGTGAGCCGGCGCAGCGGTGGGGGATGGCCGGGCGCCGGCTGGTCCAAGCGGTACTGGACTGGGCTCTTGCCGTCGGCGTAGGGGTTTTCGCCGCGCTCGGCGCGGGTCTGGTCGCCATTCCGTTGGTGCGGTGGGGTTACGTGCCACCCACGCTCATCCTGTGGGGACCGGCGATCGCGTTCCTCGCGGTCACCTACGCCTGCGACATCGTCATCCAGATCTGGGTTCCGGTGCGCCGGGGCGGGAGCACGCCGGGGATGCTGGTGATGGGCCTGCGGGTGCAGACCCTGCGCGGCGGGCAGCCCAAGGCGCGCGCCTACCTGATCCGGTGGGTGCTCCTCACGGTCGACGGGCTGCTGCTGGGACTCGTGGCCGTGGTCAGCATCGTGGCGACCGAGCGACGGCAGCGGATCGGCGACCTGGTGGCGCGGACGCTCGTGGTCCGGGCCGACCGCGCGTAG
- a CDS encoding response regulator, with translation MTIRVLVADDQVLVRTGFRLVLDAAPDIEVIAEAADGETAVRLARRLRPDVTLMDIRMPEVDGLRATELLAGPGVADPLRVVVVTTYDADENVYAALLGGACGFLLKDAGPRALADAVRAAANGEAMVSPSVTVRLLARFTERARRRAEGTPALLTDRESDVVLAVARGRTNAEIADYLRVSLSTVKTHLASVQRKLGLRNRTEIAIWAWQRGLLG, from the coding sequence ATGACCATCCGGGTGCTGGTGGCCGACGACCAGGTGCTGGTGCGCACCGGTTTCCGGCTGGTGCTCGACGCCGCGCCGGACATCGAGGTGATCGCCGAGGCCGCCGACGGCGAGACCGCGGTCCGGCTGGCGCGGCGGTTGCGGCCCGACGTGACGCTGATGGACATCCGGATGCCCGAAGTGGACGGTCTGCGGGCGACCGAGCTGCTCGCCGGACCGGGCGTCGCCGACCCGCTGCGGGTCGTGGTGGTGACGACCTACGACGCCGACGAGAACGTCTACGCCGCCTTGCTCGGCGGCGCCTGCGGGTTCCTGCTCAAGGACGCCGGGCCGCGGGCGCTGGCCGACGCGGTGCGCGCCGCGGCCAACGGCGAGGCGATGGTCTCGCCGTCGGTGACGGTGCGCCTGCTGGCCCGGTTCACCGAAAGAGCCCGGCGGCGCGCGGAAGGGACGCCGGCTCTCCTGACCGACCGGGAGTCCGACGTCGTGCTCGCGGTCGCGCGGGGCCGGACCAACGCGGAGATCGCCGACTACCTGCGCGTCTCGCTGTCGACGGTCAAGACGCACCTGGCGAGCGTGCAGCGCAAGCTCGGGCTCCGCAACCGCACGGAGATCGCGATTTGGGCGTGGCAACGCGGTTTGCTCGGCTGA
- a CDS encoding sensor histidine kinase: protein MRGTGARARRGMLGTEIVVLAAAMVADALLALRVPGGGGGWAAPLSGLVSTGTAVPVLVVLRRRFPRHIGVLGSAVAALSVLGTVVPIVTGARSQPPIAEIVAIGVLAASAGRKLEPKRAAVLAPALGVVMIAAPLLRYGSDVPAALLAVAAAAYWGACLGVGLILRAADGRERDALERVRGQERLQLARELHDLVSHHVSGIVVRVQAARAITEAKADEDDHAAVYREIEEAGSAALAAARRLVGMLRDTEGVPPPAGAVLGDAVRAAAGSFARADVAEELDQLPVPAQLATTIHRVVTEALTNVRRHAPAVTEVAVSARVEADELALEIRNDGVPATPLPSPGGFGIIGMTERLAMLGGTLTAGPEADSRWRVAARLPLGGEDAPFDTLPRGI, encoded by the coding sequence ATGCGCGGAACGGGGGCCCGGGCCCGGCGCGGCATGCTCGGCACCGAGATCGTGGTGCTCGCCGCGGCGATGGTCGCCGACGCGCTGCTGGCCCTGCGCGTGCCCGGGGGCGGAGGCGGCTGGGCCGCCCCGCTGAGCGGGCTGGTGTCGACGGGCACGGCTGTCCCGGTACTGGTCGTGCTGCGACGGCGCTTCCCCCGCCACATCGGCGTCCTGGGGAGCGCCGTCGCCGCGCTGTCGGTGCTCGGCACCGTCGTGCCGATCGTCACCGGTGCGCGGAGCCAGCCGCCGATCGCCGAAATCGTCGCGATCGGGGTGCTCGCCGCCTCGGCCGGCCGCAAGCTCGAGCCGAAGCGCGCGGCCGTACTGGCACCGGCGCTGGGCGTCGTGATGATCGCGGCGCCGTTGCTGCGCTACGGATCGGACGTGCCGGCGGCGTTGCTGGCTGTGGCGGCCGCGGCGTACTGGGGTGCCTGCCTCGGGGTCGGGCTCATCCTGCGGGCGGCGGACGGCCGGGAGCGGGACGCGCTGGAGCGGGTGCGCGGTCAGGAACGGCTGCAGCTGGCCAGGGAATTGCACGACCTGGTGTCCCACCACGTCAGCGGCATCGTCGTCCGCGTGCAGGCCGCCCGCGCGATCACCGAGGCGAAGGCCGATGAGGACGACCACGCCGCGGTCTACCGCGAGATCGAGGAGGCCGGGAGCGCGGCGCTGGCCGCCGCGCGCCGGCTCGTGGGCATGTTGCGGGACACCGAAGGCGTGCCGCCGCCCGCCGGTGCTGTCCTCGGTGACGCGGTGCGCGCGGCTGCCGGCTCCTTCGCGCGGGCGGACGTCGCCGAGGAGCTGGACCAGCTACCGGTGCCGGCCCAGCTGGCCACGACGATCCACCGCGTCGTGACCGAGGCGCTGACCAACGTCCGGCGGCACGCGCCGGCGGTGACCGAAGTGGCCGTCTCCGCCCGCGTCGAGGCCGACGAGCTGGCGCTGGAGATCCGGAACGACGGTGTGCCCGCGACTCCGCTGCCCTCGCCCGGCGGGTTCGGGATCATCGGCATGACCGAGCGGCTGGCCATGCTGGGCGGCACGCTGACCGCGGGGCCCGAGGCGGACTCGCGGTGGCGGGTCGCGGCCCGCTTGCCGCTCGGCGGGGAAGATGCTCCCTTCGACACGTTGCCGCGGGGGATCTGA
- a CDS encoding DsrE/DsrF/DrsH-like family protein — MTDKIEKISLIISKGSLEAIYPGLIMANGARAEGIEANLFFTFFGLDAIHKARHEHIKLATVGNPGLHLATWAGGFPGVSSVMTQYMAHKMEKLDIPSIPEFIEMISDTGAGLYACKASVDLFGLEKDDLIDQVQGIITVGEFYDQAAGGQIIFT; from the coding sequence ATGACCGACAAGATCGAAAAGATCTCCCTCATCATCTCCAAAGGCTCCCTGGAAGCCATCTACCCCGGGCTGATCATGGCCAACGGCGCCCGCGCCGAAGGCATCGAAGCCAACCTGTTCTTCACGTTCTTCGGCCTGGACGCGATCCACAAGGCCCGCCACGAGCACATCAAGCTGGCCACCGTCGGCAACCCCGGGCTGCACCTGGCCACCTGGGCCGGCGGTTTCCCCGGCGTCTCGTCGGTGATGACCCAGTACATGGCGCACAAGATGGAGAAGCTGGACATCCCGTCCATCCCGGAGTTCATCGAGATGATCTCCGACACCGGTGCCGGGCTCTACGCCTGCAAGGCCTCGGTCGACCTGTTCGGCCTCGAGAAGGACGACCTGATCGATCAGGTGCAGGGCATCATCACCGTCGGGGAGTTCTACGACCAGGCCGCCGGTGGTCAGATCATCTTCACCTGA
- a CDS encoding TusE/DsrC/DsvC family sulfur relay protein has translation MPTATYAGTPVPVTEDGFFTDPDTWTEEMAPEIAREAGIVLTDQHWQVIKHMRHEYAEKGTGPTVRALGRTSGVTVKQLYQLFPKGPAKIAAKIAGIPKPRGCI, from the coding sequence ATGCCCACCGCGACCTACGCCGGCACCCCGGTGCCGGTGACCGAAGACGGCTTCTTCACCGACCCGGACACGTGGACCGAAGAGATGGCTCCCGAGATCGCCCGCGAAGCCGGCATCGTGCTCACCGACCAGCACTGGCAGGTCATCAAGCACATGCGCCACGAGTACGCGGAAAAGGGCACCGGGCCGACCGTCCGCGCGCTGGGCCGCACCTCCGGCGTCACCGTCAAACAGCTGTACCAGCTGTTCCCGAAGGGCCCGGCCAAGATCGCGGCGAAGATCGCCGGCATCCCCAAGCCCCGCGGCTGCATCTGA